A region of Toxorhynchites rutilus septentrionalis strain SRP chromosome 1, ASM2978413v1, whole genome shotgun sequence DNA encodes the following proteins:
- the LOC129777409 gene encoding UDP-N-acetylglucosamine transporter, whose product MAPKATSNNLKYLSLITLTLQNAILGLSMRYARTRSGDMFLSSTAVVMAEVVKLITSLVLVFMEEGKNCLRLKATLHNTIVKQPMDTLKICVPSFLYILQNNLLYVSASHLDAATYQVTYQLKILTTAVFAVIILRKKLLPTQWAALVALVIGVASVQLAQTDSSGTAASRQQQMPGVDSDQNRLLGFSAALGACFLSGFAGIYFEKMLKGADISIWMRNIQLSLLSLPFGMLTCFVNDGAKLSSNGFFFGYDGFIWYLILLQAGGGLIVAVVVKYADNILKGFATSLAIIISCVASMYLFDFNLTLQFTVGASLVIGSIFLYGYDPSQSTKHKIIKLNPDDQERLLAERV is encoded by the exons ATGGCACCGA AAGCAACGAGCAACAACCTGAAGTATCTCAGTCTGATTACCCTGACACTGCAGAATGCAATTCTTGGACTTAGCATGCGCTACGCTCGGACCcgatcgggtgatatgtttctAAGCTCAACGGCAGTGGTGATGGCCGAGGTTGTCAAACTCATAACCAGCCTGGTGCTGGTGTTCATGGAGGAGGGCAAAAACTGTTTACGCCTCAAAGCCACGCTGCACAACACCATCGTGAAGCAACCGATGGACACGCTCAAAATCTGTGTCCCGTCGTTCCTGTACATCCTGCAGAACAATTTACTGTACGTGTCCGCATCCCATCTGGATGCGGCCACCTATCAGGTCACATATCAGCTGAAAATACTGACAACGGCCGTATTTGCAGTGATCATACTGCGCAAGAAACTACTCCCGACTCAGTGGGCCGCACTGGTGGCGCTGGTTATTGGCGTAGCAAGCGTGCAATTGGCGCAGACTGATTCCAGTGGGACTGCCGCTTCGCGACAGCAACAAATGCCCGGTGTGGATTCCGACCAAAACCGGTTGCTTGGTTTCAGTGCTGCTCTCGGGGCTTGCTTTCTGTCCGGGTTTGCTGGAATCTATTTTGAGAAGATGCTCAAGGGAGCCGACATATCGATCTGGATGCGAAACATCCAGCTGAGCCTGCTGAGTCTGCCCTTCGGTATGCTCACTTGTTTCGTAAATGACGGCGCCAAACTTTCGTCGAATGGATTCTTCTTTGGCTACGATGGCTTCATCTGGTACTTGATCCTGCTGCAGGCAGGCGGAGGCCTGATTGTGGCCGTCGTTGTGAAATATGCGGACAATATCCTGAAGGGTTTCGCCACCTCGTTGGCAATCATCATTTCCTGCGTGGCGTCGATGTATCTGTTTGATTTCAACCTAACGCTTCAGTTCACCGTCGGGGCGTCACTGGTCATCGGATCGATCTTCCTGTATGGTTACGATCCGTCGCAATCGACCAAGCACAAAATCATCAAGCTTAATCCGGACGACCAGGAACGACTGCTCGCGGAAAGGGTTTGA